Proteins found in one Primulina eburnea isolate SZY01 chromosome 16, ASM2296580v1, whole genome shotgun sequence genomic segment:
- the LOC140817196 gene encoding 6-phosphogluconolactonase 3, chloroplastic-like, with amino-acid sequence MIIFLSFILAKLIALLVSMASAAPAKTNTKKILKFDSEDDVAIALAEYTADLSEKFIKQKGSFSVVLSGGTLIETLRKLVELPYRDSVDWSKWLIFWVDERVVPLDHDDSNYKLAKLGFFSKVPIPSSNIYAINDKKSPEGAADDYEERLRHLVESKILPISDASGFPKFDLMLLGMGPDGHVASLFPTRHQRYEKKRWVTFITDSPKPPPPRITFTFPVINSASEIAMVVTGVELANTVKIALGNGHTLDSTPLPATEVSAEGELTWFLDQDAASKL; translated from the exons ATGATAATTTTTCTGTCCTTCATTTTGGCTAAATTAATAGCCCTTTTGGTATCCATGGCTTCTGCTGCTCCGGCTAAAACCAACACGAAAAAAATACTGAAATTCGATTCCGAAGATGATGTGGCCATTGCTCTGGCGGAATACACCGCCGATCTCTCCGAAAAGTTTATCAAACAAAAAGGTTCTTTCTCTGTTGTTCTCTCCGGCGGCACTCTGATCGAAACGCTCAG GAAGCTAGTGGAGCTTCCGTATAGGGATTCAGTTGATTGGTCGAAATGGCTGATTTTTTGGGTGGATGAGAGAGTAGTTCCCCTGGATCATGATGATAGCAATTACAAGCTTGCCAAGCTTGGTTTTTTTTCGAAA GTACCAATTCCTTCCAGCAACATTTATGCCATCAACGACAAGAAGTCTCCAGAGGGTGCAGCAGACGATTACGAGGAACGTCTCAGACATCTGGTTGAGAGCAAAATTCTACCCATTTCAGATGCTAGTGGGTTCCCAAAATTTGATCTTATGCTCCTAGGAATGGGACCAGATGGACATGTAGCCTCACTATTCCCTACCCGTCACCAACGCTATGAAAAGAAGCGTTGGGTCACCTTCATTACTGACTCTCCCAAACCACCTCCACCGAGGATAACGTTCACATTTCCTGTGATTAACTCAGCTTCAGAGATTGCAATGGTGGTCACGGGGGTTGAATTAGCCAATACTGTGAAGATTGCATTAGGTAACGGCCATACTCTGGATTCAACTCCCCTGCCTGCTACTGAAGTTTCAGCTGAAGGGGAATTGACATGGTTCTTGGACCAGGATGCTGCTTCGAAACTTTAG